In the genome of Ptychodera flava strain L36383 chromosome 13, AS_Pfla_20210202, whole genome shotgun sequence, one region contains:
- the LOC139147262 gene encoding ankyrin repeat domain-containing protein 12-like isoform X1, translating to MADRNPPQKKEKSANMKSPSRQESKALKRKLFTSVSALPEDNEKRSTKHSAKKKKPQSRPTSPLVPSSTTPSRGGTSGRPIPLSERQQLALLMQMTSGEHSPDATPKQQSPSTPSMSSTSIRTQPVTPTSSITSSGGKVRVNKRNEKGETQLHTAAIKGDVQTTKSLIKQGADVNCQDFAGWTPLHEACNHGFYDIAKQLLKAGANVNIQGLNDITPLHDAAVNGHVKVVELLLKHGANPLQANNTGKTPLNIARSQQIIQLLKNEIICSSSDMSSPEVRSPTSPESSSTEGDIVLDPEEDCNQFSSEDGNRYAMDNVMNRGMEVNRNREEFKGTDSAAESTATGSSNAEQMLRLHDLDSRESSPDRFRMSPLEEEKEREAQEQQVSMEVSSPSSTQSSSSDQELFDPHLTTTSRPRVETNKKHESVANDTKSPVENDKKRRVDSSSDSDSSDSSDTESTKSDNADHGCSSSSDSSSSSDTDSEKEESKKNKKEQIGAERTDMTDNSSPKDRNIFSTIQQTIGPNKPCPGKHASSTYSIIHPSSKDNRNQGLQDRTVPKITIRLPQLSPKRDSERKRSKDDDSERPKEPVKHQSPLGHVLGQERTLDKYSEPDQKYNRDGQAKELSWQGKFEGTQSLKSVIVTSSHNISSIDDAAEIKTLLLKPRETGRFKEANSPATSTSSESSNTSSSRRRQSKAEFDHSSVSSSSSGKIMTRSATQEGVTTRSSGRNSPKVAPESLVHSEKGDKSVKESSPARSGKGSPQVPHSESQQTVSGKSSPKVVSDIMNSGSEQASPSRSADTPTPTVGKLTIRVGQGESTSQTAKTSPKGAGDAAPMKTEPAEERPQRITRSLRSNSQAQTNNTNSDNSNQEKEKETINVPLTRSRRNQTESAAPSEPNPVESHPRKRKMARHREPPPEPPVVEPPPRPPVEQRTNPFEMFLNIRQNIAQRHKNLCPVTTKPPQGFLEYLTYRKNYVLDNSDVKKRNAIPKACPPDGLALPLKELFEEQEVPRQKLKTRHYIEREKLTIAAEQEIMRVHANAARALANQSIPYSVCSILRDQDIYNMPEQQPPDEDGKSIRARYNGRQLISWLRDVDDKYEKIKETLVHRQQHEVASLYAVQKMEWECKLSELRMLDLKKPPVISNEHVPIVEVNKDFDLLPT from the exons aaaaacGGTCCACAAAGCACTCGGCTAAAAAGAAAAAACCACAGTCCCGTCCAACCAGTCCCTTAGTTCCATCAAGTACAACTCCATCAAGAGGTGGCACCAGTGGAAGGCCTATACCGTTGTCAGAGAGGCAGCAGTTGGCCCTGCTGATGCAAATGACAAGTGGGGAACATTCACCAG ATGCTACACCAAAGCAGCAGTCGCCCTCAACCCCTTCAATGTCATCAACCTCAATACGAACACAACCCGTGACGCCAACAAGTAGCATAACGTCAAGCGGTGGTAAGGTACGGGTGAATAAGCGCAACGAAAAGGGGGAGACGCAGCTACACACTGCTGCCATCAAAGGTGACGTTCAGACCACCAAGTCATTGATTAAGCAGGGAGCCGATGTCAACTGCCAAGATTTTGCTG GATGGACACCACTTCACGAGGCGTGTAACCATGGATTTTATGATATTGCCAAGCAACTGCTGAAGGCAGGGGCCAATGTCAATATCCAGGGGTTGAATGACATCACTCCTTTACATGATGCAGCTGTCAATGGCCATGTCAAG GTTGTTGAACTACTTCTGAAGCACGGAGCGAATCCTCTTCAAGCCAACAACACGGGAAAGACGCCTCTCAACATTGCCAGGTCTCAGCAAATCATTCAACTCCTGAAGAACGAGATCATCTGTTCAAGCAGTGACATGTCGTCTCCGGAGGTGAGATCACCAACATCGCCGGAGAGCAGTTCGACGGAAGGTGATATCGTCCTTGACCCTGAAGAGGACTGTAATCAGTTCTCCTCTGAGGATGGCAACCGGTATGCAATGGACAACGTCATGAACAGAGGAATGGAAGTGAATCGTAATAGAGAAGAATTCAAAGGAACAG ATTCTGCAGCCGAATCCACTGCCACTGGCAGCTCTAATGCTGAACAGATGTTACGGCTACATGATCTAGATTCAAGAGAAAGTTCACCAGATAGGTTTAGGATGTCACCACTGGAAGAGGAGAAGGAAAGAGAGGCTCAGGAACAGCAAGTCAGTATGGAAGTATCATCACCGTCGTCAACGCAGAGTTCCAGTTCTGACCAGGAGCTCTTTGATCCACACTTGACGACAACATCTAGACCCCGGGTGGAGACAAACAAGAAGCACGAGTCTGTTGCCAATGACACAAAGTCACCGGTTGAAAACGATAAAAAGAGACGTGTTGACAGTTCATCAGATAGTGACTCAAGCGACTCCAGTGATACGGAGTCGACTAAAAGTGATAATGCGGACCACGGATGTTCCTCATCCTCAGATTCATCAAGCTCCTCAGATACAGATTCTGAGAAAGAGGAGagtaagaaaaataaaaaggagcaaatTGGGGCAGAGAGGACAGATATGACTGATAACTCCTCCCCGAAAGATCGAAATATTTTCTCAACCATTCAACAGACCATAGGTCCTAATAAACCCTGTCCAGGCAAGCATGCCTCATCTACTTATAGCATAATTCATCCCAGCTCAAAAGATAATCGAAATCAGGGTCTTCAGGACCGAACTGTTCCTAAGATTACCATACGACTACCTCAGCTTTCACCGAAACGTGACAGTGAAAGGAAACGTTCAAAGGATGATGATTCGGAAAGACCAAAGGAGCCAGTGAAGCATCAGTCTCCGTTGGGTCATGTGTTAGGCCAGGAACGAACTCTTGATAAGTATAGCGAGCCagatcaaaaatataataggGATGGTCAAGCCAAGGAGTTATCATGGCAAGGGAAATTTGAAGGCACGCAATCTTTAAAGAGCGTAATTGTTACCTCATCTCATAATATATCATCAATAGATGATGCCGCTGAGATAAAAACATTGCTTTTGAAGCCTAGAGAGACTGGACGATTTAAAGAAGCTAACAGCCCTGCCACTTCAACAAGTAGTGAGTCTTCAAACACTAGCAGTAGCCGGCGTCGACAGAGTAAAGCAGAGTTTGATCATTCATCTGTCTCAAGCAGTAGTTCTGGGAAAATCATGACGAGATCTGCCACGCAGGAAGGTGTCACAACAAGGTCTTCGGGGAGGAACTCGCCGAAAGTTGCCCCGGAGAGTTTGGTGCACTCAGAAAAGGGTGACAAATCAGTTAAGGAGTCTTCACCAGCCAGGTCAGGGAAGGGTTCTCCGCAGGTTCCTCATTCGGAATCACAACAGACAGTTTCAGGGAAATCCTCTCCGAAAGTGGTGTCAGATATCATGAATTCAGGGTCCGAGCAGGCCTCACCGAGTAGGTCTGCGGACACCCCAACTCCAACAGTTGGCAAATTGACTATCCGGGTAGGGCAAGGGGAAAGCACCTCACAGACTGCCAAAACATCTCCAAAGGGGGCGGGGGACGCGGCACCAATGAAAACAGAACCGGCGGAGGAGAGGCCTCAAAGGATTACTCGCTCTTTGCGGTCAAATTCACAGGCTCAGACGAATAATACCAACTCAGACAATTCTAATCaggagaaagaaaaagaaaccatTAATGTGCCGCTCACAAGGAGTAGGCGCAACCAGACTGAGTCTGCCGCGCCATCAGAACCAAATCCTGTTGAATCACATCCCAGGAAACGTAAAATGGCAAGGCATAGGGAGCCTCCGCCTGAGCCGCCAGTCGTTGAACCTCCTCCTCGGCCACCTGTTGAGCAAAGGACGAACCCATTTGAAATGTTTCTAAATATAAGGCAGAATATTGCTCAGAGGCATAAAAATCTGTGTCCAGTGACCACAAAACCTCCTCAGGGATTTTTGGAGTATTTAACTTACAGAAAGAATTATGTGCTTGATAACAGTGATGTGAAGAAGAGGAATGCGATACCGAAA GCATGTCCACCTGATGGCCTGGCCTTGCCGCTCAAGGAGCTGTTTGAAGAACAAGAAGTTCCCCGTCAGAAACTTAAAAccagacattatattgagagG GAAAAACTCACAATAGCCGCAGAGCAGGAAATAATGCGTGTGCACGCCAACGCTGCCAGGGCTTTGGCCAATCAGAGCATACCATACAGTGTGTGTAGCATTCTCAGAGATCAAGATATCTACAATATGCCGGAACAACAG CCACCGGATGAAGATGGCAAAAGTATTCGAGCAAGATACAATGGCCGTCAGTTGATCTCATGGTTAAGAGATGTGGATGACAAATACGAGAAAATCAAG GAGACTCTTGTTCACAGACAACAGCATGAGGTGGCTTCCCTGTATGCCGTGCAAAAGATGGAATGGGAATGTAAACTTTCTGAGCTACGGATGCTTGATTTGAAGAAGCCGCCAGTGATAAGCAATGAACATGTACCCATTGTAGAAGTGAACAAAGACTTTGATCTCTTGCCCACATGA
- the LOC139147262 gene encoding ankyrin repeat domain-containing protein 12-like isoform X2: MQMTSGEHSPDATPKQQSPSTPSMSSTSIRTQPVTPTSSITSSGGKVRVNKRNEKGETQLHTAAIKGDVQTTKSLIKQGADVNCQDFAGWTPLHEACNHGFYDIAKQLLKAGANVNIQGLNDITPLHDAAVNGHVKVVELLLKHGANPLQANNTGKTPLNIARSQQIIQLLKNEIICSSSDMSSPEVRSPTSPESSSTEGDIVLDPEEDCNQFSSEDGNRYAMDNVMNRGMEVNRNREEFKGTDSAAESTATGSSNAEQMLRLHDLDSRESSPDRFRMSPLEEEKEREAQEQQVSMEVSSPSSTQSSSSDQELFDPHLTTTSRPRVETNKKHESVANDTKSPVENDKKRRVDSSSDSDSSDSSDTESTKSDNADHGCSSSSDSSSSSDTDSEKEESKKNKKEQIGAERTDMTDNSSPKDRNIFSTIQQTIGPNKPCPGKHASSTYSIIHPSSKDNRNQGLQDRTVPKITIRLPQLSPKRDSERKRSKDDDSERPKEPVKHQSPLGHVLGQERTLDKYSEPDQKYNRDGQAKELSWQGKFEGTQSLKSVIVTSSHNISSIDDAAEIKTLLLKPRETGRFKEANSPATSTSSESSNTSSSRRRQSKAEFDHSSVSSSSSGKIMTRSATQEGVTTRSSGRNSPKVAPESLVHSEKGDKSVKESSPARSGKGSPQVPHSESQQTVSGKSSPKVVSDIMNSGSEQASPSRSADTPTPTVGKLTIRVGQGESTSQTAKTSPKGAGDAAPMKTEPAEERPQRITRSLRSNSQAQTNNTNSDNSNQEKEKETINVPLTRSRRNQTESAAPSEPNPVESHPRKRKMARHREPPPEPPVVEPPPRPPVEQRTNPFEMFLNIRQNIAQRHKNLCPVTTKPPQGFLEYLTYRKNYVLDNSDVKKRNAIPKACPPDGLALPLKELFEEQEVPRQKLKTRHYIEREKLTIAAEQEIMRVHANAARALANQSIPYSVCSILRDQDIYNMPEQQPPDEDGKSIRARYNGRQLISWLRDVDDKYEKIKETLVHRQQHEVASLYAVQKMEWECKLSELRMLDLKKPPVISNEHVPIVEVNKDFDLLPT, translated from the exons ATGCAAATGACAAGTGGGGAACATTCACCAG ATGCTACACCAAAGCAGCAGTCGCCCTCAACCCCTTCAATGTCATCAACCTCAATACGAACACAACCCGTGACGCCAACAAGTAGCATAACGTCAAGCGGTGGTAAGGTACGGGTGAATAAGCGCAACGAAAAGGGGGAGACGCAGCTACACACTGCTGCCATCAAAGGTGACGTTCAGACCACCAAGTCATTGATTAAGCAGGGAGCCGATGTCAACTGCCAAGATTTTGCTG GATGGACACCACTTCACGAGGCGTGTAACCATGGATTTTATGATATTGCCAAGCAACTGCTGAAGGCAGGGGCCAATGTCAATATCCAGGGGTTGAATGACATCACTCCTTTACATGATGCAGCTGTCAATGGCCATGTCAAG GTTGTTGAACTACTTCTGAAGCACGGAGCGAATCCTCTTCAAGCCAACAACACGGGAAAGACGCCTCTCAACATTGCCAGGTCTCAGCAAATCATTCAACTCCTGAAGAACGAGATCATCTGTTCAAGCAGTGACATGTCGTCTCCGGAGGTGAGATCACCAACATCGCCGGAGAGCAGTTCGACGGAAGGTGATATCGTCCTTGACCCTGAAGAGGACTGTAATCAGTTCTCCTCTGAGGATGGCAACCGGTATGCAATGGACAACGTCATGAACAGAGGAATGGAAGTGAATCGTAATAGAGAAGAATTCAAAGGAACAG ATTCTGCAGCCGAATCCACTGCCACTGGCAGCTCTAATGCTGAACAGATGTTACGGCTACATGATCTAGATTCAAGAGAAAGTTCACCAGATAGGTTTAGGATGTCACCACTGGAAGAGGAGAAGGAAAGAGAGGCTCAGGAACAGCAAGTCAGTATGGAAGTATCATCACCGTCGTCAACGCAGAGTTCCAGTTCTGACCAGGAGCTCTTTGATCCACACTTGACGACAACATCTAGACCCCGGGTGGAGACAAACAAGAAGCACGAGTCTGTTGCCAATGACACAAAGTCACCGGTTGAAAACGATAAAAAGAGACGTGTTGACAGTTCATCAGATAGTGACTCAAGCGACTCCAGTGATACGGAGTCGACTAAAAGTGATAATGCGGACCACGGATGTTCCTCATCCTCAGATTCATCAAGCTCCTCAGATACAGATTCTGAGAAAGAGGAGagtaagaaaaataaaaaggagcaaatTGGGGCAGAGAGGACAGATATGACTGATAACTCCTCCCCGAAAGATCGAAATATTTTCTCAACCATTCAACAGACCATAGGTCCTAATAAACCCTGTCCAGGCAAGCATGCCTCATCTACTTATAGCATAATTCATCCCAGCTCAAAAGATAATCGAAATCAGGGTCTTCAGGACCGAACTGTTCCTAAGATTACCATACGACTACCTCAGCTTTCACCGAAACGTGACAGTGAAAGGAAACGTTCAAAGGATGATGATTCGGAAAGACCAAAGGAGCCAGTGAAGCATCAGTCTCCGTTGGGTCATGTGTTAGGCCAGGAACGAACTCTTGATAAGTATAGCGAGCCagatcaaaaatataataggGATGGTCAAGCCAAGGAGTTATCATGGCAAGGGAAATTTGAAGGCACGCAATCTTTAAAGAGCGTAATTGTTACCTCATCTCATAATATATCATCAATAGATGATGCCGCTGAGATAAAAACATTGCTTTTGAAGCCTAGAGAGACTGGACGATTTAAAGAAGCTAACAGCCCTGCCACTTCAACAAGTAGTGAGTCTTCAAACACTAGCAGTAGCCGGCGTCGACAGAGTAAAGCAGAGTTTGATCATTCATCTGTCTCAAGCAGTAGTTCTGGGAAAATCATGACGAGATCTGCCACGCAGGAAGGTGTCACAACAAGGTCTTCGGGGAGGAACTCGCCGAAAGTTGCCCCGGAGAGTTTGGTGCACTCAGAAAAGGGTGACAAATCAGTTAAGGAGTCTTCACCAGCCAGGTCAGGGAAGGGTTCTCCGCAGGTTCCTCATTCGGAATCACAACAGACAGTTTCAGGGAAATCCTCTCCGAAAGTGGTGTCAGATATCATGAATTCAGGGTCCGAGCAGGCCTCACCGAGTAGGTCTGCGGACACCCCAACTCCAACAGTTGGCAAATTGACTATCCGGGTAGGGCAAGGGGAAAGCACCTCACAGACTGCCAAAACATCTCCAAAGGGGGCGGGGGACGCGGCACCAATGAAAACAGAACCGGCGGAGGAGAGGCCTCAAAGGATTACTCGCTCTTTGCGGTCAAATTCACAGGCTCAGACGAATAATACCAACTCAGACAATTCTAATCaggagaaagaaaaagaaaccatTAATGTGCCGCTCACAAGGAGTAGGCGCAACCAGACTGAGTCTGCCGCGCCATCAGAACCAAATCCTGTTGAATCACATCCCAGGAAACGTAAAATGGCAAGGCATAGGGAGCCTCCGCCTGAGCCGCCAGTCGTTGAACCTCCTCCTCGGCCACCTGTTGAGCAAAGGACGAACCCATTTGAAATGTTTCTAAATATAAGGCAGAATATTGCTCAGAGGCATAAAAATCTGTGTCCAGTGACCACAAAACCTCCTCAGGGATTTTTGGAGTATTTAACTTACAGAAAGAATTATGTGCTTGATAACAGTGATGTGAAGAAGAGGAATGCGATACCGAAA GCATGTCCACCTGATGGCCTGGCCTTGCCGCTCAAGGAGCTGTTTGAAGAACAAGAAGTTCCCCGTCAGAAACTTAAAAccagacattatattgagagG GAAAAACTCACAATAGCCGCAGAGCAGGAAATAATGCGTGTGCACGCCAACGCTGCCAGGGCTTTGGCCAATCAGAGCATACCATACAGTGTGTGTAGCATTCTCAGAGATCAAGATATCTACAATATGCCGGAACAACAG CCACCGGATGAAGATGGCAAAAGTATTCGAGCAAGATACAATGGCCGTCAGTTGATCTCATGGTTAAGAGATGTGGATGACAAATACGAGAAAATCAAG GAGACTCTTGTTCACAGACAACAGCATGAGGTGGCTTCCCTGTATGCCGTGCAAAAGATGGAATGGGAATGTAAACTTTCTGAGCTACGGATGCTTGATTTGAAGAAGCCGCCAGTGATAAGCAATGAACATGTACCCATTGTAGAAGTGAACAAAGACTTTGATCTCTTGCCCACATGA
- the LOC139147269 gene encoding glycoprotein-N-acetylgalactosamine 3-beta-galactosyltransferase 1-like, translated as MVSSESSSSTIGKKVAMGIFLGVGAFVILLFAYGGHHHTTNVDLWFVVGLSKSIGNSSGDDVTVASSGKRVQPPYKKGLQHQKVFSLPVGKNETFDNFKKPVLTTTPGPEPTISPYCRALLAKNHTALKNYEHLTQPYEAPEKFSSPEELTKNVRILCWVATSPLYAGKRLPYVRDTWGPRCDKTLYFSSFEDKDFPIIKLDVPEGHSFLWGKTKAAFRYAYEHHFNEFDWFVKADDDTYLIVENLRYLLSQHDPNKPSFLGHTLINRSLNLTFVSGGAGYALSRTALQRFVECGVLDSHSCNKLNVGREDVEMAFCLRKFGVTQIDSRDPEGKPRFIPFDPAKFLNGKVDAWYHGATYYPYKTGKECCSKYAISFHYVKPELMQVLDYLIHDVRLYLVTGDGSFT; from the exons ATGGTGTCGTCGGAATCATCCAGTTCCACGATCGGGAAAAAAGTGGCCATGGGAATTTTCCTGGGTGTAGGTGCGTTTGTCATACTGCTGTTTGCATACGGTGGACACCATCACACAACAAACGTCGACCTGTGGTTCGTTGTAGGCCTTAGCAAGTCTATCGGTAATTCGTCTGGCGACGACGTGACGGTGGCCAGTAGCGGCAAGAGGGTCCAACCTCCCTATAAAAAGGGGCTGCAACACCAGAAGGTATTCTCTTTGCCTGTTG gaaaAAAcgaaacttttgataattttaaaaaacCAGTACTAACAACCACTCCAGGTCCAGAGCCAACCATTTCTCCTTACTGCCGCGCCCTTCTTGCCAAAAACCACACTGCTTTGAAAAACTATGAACATTTAACACAACCATACGAAGCACCTGAGAAATTTTCATCTCCAGAAGAACTTACCAAGAACGTGAGAATTCTGTGCTGGGTAGCTACTAGTCCGCTCTACGCGGGGAAGAGATTGCCGTATGTGAGAGACACCTGGGGACCAAGATGTGACAAAACTTTGTACTTCAGTTCTTTCGAAGATAAGGATTTTCCTATCATCAAACTGGATGTACCCGAGGGTCATTCTTTTCTGTGGGGAAAGACCAAAGCTGCTTTTCGTTATGCCTATGAACACCACTTTAACGAATTCGATTGGTTTGTGAAAGCTGATGACGATACCTATCTTATCGTCGAAAACCTTCGTTACTTACTCTCACAGCACGACCCGAATAAACCCAGCTTCCTAGGACATACGTTAATCAACCGGTCTCTCAACTTGACCTTCGTCAGTGGAGGCGCTGGGTACGCCCTCAGTAGGACCGCCTTGCAGAGGTTTGTTGAGTGCGGTGTTCTAGATTCACATTCTTGCAACAAGTTGAACGTTGGCCGAGAAGATGTGGAGATGGCGTTCTGTCTCAGGAAGTTTGGCGTGACTCAAATAGATTCAAGAGACCCAGAAGGCAAACCACGATTTATACCATTTGACCCTGCAAAGTTCTTGAATGGTAAAGTTGATGCTTGGTACCATGGAGCCACATACTATCCTTACAAAACG GGTAAAGAGTGCTGTTCCAAGTATGCAATCAGTTTTCACTACGTCAAACCAGAGCTGATGCAAGTCTTGGACTATCTAATACACGATGTACGACTCTACCTTGTGACAGGAGATGGAAGCTTCACGTGA